One window from the genome of Deltaproteobacteria bacterium encodes:
- the purQ gene encoding phosphoribosylformylglycinamidine synthase I, producing the protein MKVGIVVFPGTNCDKDIFWSIKTLGGIPVYIWHEQEDVGDIDCIILPGGFSYGDYLRAGGLAKFSKIMDRIGLFADEGKFVIGICNGFQILCESGLLPGVLMRNSNMRFICRDIFVKVEKSECVFTKNIEGKILKMPIAHKEGNFWCSNETYETLGKNGQIVFRYSTLDGEIKDAANPNGSLHNIAGVCNIRGNVLGMMPHPERACEELLGGVDGRQVLNFVGRENG; encoded by the coding sequence ATGAAGGTGGGGATTGTTGTTTTTCCCGGAACAAACTGTGATAAGGATATTTTTTGGTCAATAAAGACATTGGGCGGAATACCTGTATACATCTGGCATGAGCAGGAAGATGTGGGAGACATAGACTGCATTATATTGCCAGGCGGTTTTTCTTATGGCGATTATCTGCGAGCTGGAGGGTTGGCTAAGTTTTCAAAAATAATGGATAGAATAGGGCTATTTGCGGATGAGGGGAAGTTTGTTATAGGTATTTGTAATGGTTTTCAGATTTTATGCGAGTCGGGCCTCCTTCCTGGCGTACTTATGAGAAATAGCAATATGCGTTTTATATGCAGGGATATATTCGTGAAGGTGGAGAAAAGTGAATGTGTGTTTACCAAAAATATTGAGGGTAAAATATTAAAGATGCCCATTGCTCATAAAGAGGGTAATTTTTGGTGTAGTAATGAAACATACGAAACATTAGGAAAAAATGGGCAAATTGTTTTTAGATACTCTACATTGGACGGTGAGATAAAAGATGCGGCAAACCCCAACGGTTCACTACATAATATTGCAGGAGTGTGTAATATTAGGGGAAATGTTTTAGGCATGATGCCTCATCCCGAGAGGGCTTGTGAGGAGCTTTTGGGTGGTGTGGATGGAAGGCAAGTGTTGAATTTCGTCGGGAGGGAAAATGGGTAA